One genomic segment of Hordeum vulgare subsp. vulgare chromosome 2H, MorexV3_pseudomolecules_assembly, whole genome shotgun sequence includes these proteins:
- the LOC123425642 gene encoding protein-lysine methyltransferase METTL21D-like has product MAAATTATAAAAVAAACSSNVSVSDATNAFPSNIATISSASDSDSEDLQLLLPNLLPASAAAAPSSDEQLHQFHLPALPSPITIRTIPSLGLTFQLWPSASTLLRFLPASPHLLPRPPTTHCPLSILELGSGTGAAGLALAAALPAHTVLSDLPAALPNLRHNASLNVPLLDSRGGSVSVVPLPWGDAAAMEAVVAPAPASRFDLVVASDVVYYEELVDPLIETLRFFVKSDVVFLMAHMRRWKRTDKKFFGKARKVFDIEVLHKDPPPEGWRHGPVVYRFTVKKQRVRK; this is encoded by the coding sequence ATGGCGGCCGCCACCACAGCCACCGCCGCGGCAGCCGTAGCCGCCGCATGTTCGTCCAACGTCTCTGTTTCCGACGCCACGAACGCATTTCCATCCAACATAGCCACCATATCCTCTGCTTCCGACTCCGACTCCGAGGATCTCCAACTCCTCCTCCCAAACCTCCTCCccgcttccgccgccgccgccccctcatcCGATGAGCAGCTCCACCAATTCCACCTCCCTGCGCTTCCGTCCCCCATCACCATCCGCACCATCCCTTCCCTCGGGCTCACCTTCCAGCTCTGGCCCTCCGCCAGCACGCTCCTCCGCTTCCTCCCAGCCTCCCCGCATCTCCTCCCGCGCCCGCCCACCACACACTGCCCACTCAGCATCCTCGAGCTCGGTTCCGGGACCGGCGCCGCGGGCCTCGCCctggcggcagccctcccagcgcACACCGTCCTCTCCGACCTCCCCGCCGCGCTCCCCAATCTCCGCCACAACGCCTCCCTCAACGTGCCCCTCCTCgactcccgcggcggctccgtctcCGTCGTGCCGCTCCCCTGGGGCGatgccgccgccatggaggccgtgGTGGCCCCAGCGCCGGCGTCTCGGTTTGACCTCGTCGTGGCGTCGGACGTGGTCTACTACGAGGAGTTGGTTGACCCCTTGATAGAGACGCTGCGGTTCTTCGTGAAGAGCGATGTGGTGTTCCTGATGGCGCATATGAGGAGGTGGAAACGCACGGATAAGAAATTCTTCGGGAAGGCCAGGAAGGTGTTCGACATTGAGGTGTTGCACAAGGATCCACCCCCGGAAGGCTGGCGCCATGGTCCGGTGGTCTACCGCTTCACAGTGAAGAAGCAGCGTGTCAGGAAGTGA